A single window of Herpetosiphon gulosus DNA harbors:
- a CDS encoding glycoside hydrolase family 2 protein: MQKLALQQAWQAKQRDPQRTVLADSTSSEGWMAAPVPGTIYEALIAAERIPDPFDGLNELAVQWVAEVDWLYRCDFELTAEQANQPAALHVAGLDTIATVWLNDQEILNSDNMFVPQRVVVSNQIQVGTNMLLIEFRSALKHGHALQAEMGQLGVWNGDPSRLYLRKAQYHYGWDWGPALLTAGPWMPITLELGATRLSDLACPINVADDCNTAVFAVTATVADALADTAVLIQLRNPAGELIAEQQQLVVDTTVQHSITVEQPSLWWPHGYGQQDRYRLVVSIFAGQTVLDQQELQLGVRRVRLVQEPLLDEAGETFLFEINNVPMFSGGANWIPADLLTNRVSNEHYRRLLQAAVDSHMLMIRIWGGGIYEVDYFYDLCDELGLLVWQDFMFACGMYPAHPAFLASVEAEAIAQVQRLRHHPSIVLWCGNNEDYQIAQTFNAYDHSFQGDFTKTSFPAREIYERLLPKVCANYDPTTIYWPGSPYGGADVYDKTRGDRHTWDVWHSAMAPYQDYPKYEGRFVSEFGMESCAALSTLLSVIPEHERYPQSRTVEHHNKSEGGARRLAVYLNDTLRFENTLESYVYATQFMQAEALAAAYRGWRRRWGGTGRYAVAGALVWQLNDCWPVISWAIIDSALRKKPAIYSIGRELAPISAGLQRNGARIEAWVVNGTVVAKVAIVQLIGYDLYGKLLFEQNIECELAANQANPIPNLNLELSEQTVVGMQVLVDGMVVARASTWPEPFKYLPAYDPQISVTRLADDWLEISSQRPAKGVWLQTEAEIDWSDNLLDLLPNQPQRIHACGLGQQPIDIKWLHWDQQRA; the protein is encoded by the coding sequence ATGCAAAAGCTCGCATTGCAGCAGGCATGGCAGGCCAAACAACGTGATCCGCAACGCACTGTGCTCGCTGATAGTACGAGCAGTGAGGGCTGGATGGCCGCGCCTGTGCCTGGCACAATTTACGAAGCCTTGATCGCCGCTGAGCGCATTCCCGATCCTTTCGATGGCTTGAATGAGCTGGCGGTGCAATGGGTGGCTGAGGTCGATTGGCTCTATCGTTGCGATTTTGAATTAACCGCTGAGCAAGCCAACCAACCAGCCGCCTTGCACGTCGCAGGCTTGGATACGATCGCCACGGTTTGGCTTAATGATCAAGAAATATTAAACAGCGACAATATGTTTGTGCCTCAACGAGTGGTTGTCAGTAACCAAATTCAGGTTGGCACAAACATGTTGCTGATCGAATTTCGCTCGGCATTGAAGCATGGCCACGCCTTGCAAGCCGAAATGGGCCAACTTGGCGTGTGGAATGGCGATCCTAGCCGTTTGTATCTGCGCAAAGCCCAATATCACTATGGCTGGGATTGGGGTCCAGCACTGTTAACAGCTGGGCCGTGGATGCCCATCACCCTCGAATTGGGCGCAACTCGTTTGAGCGATCTGGCTTGTCCAATCAATGTAGCTGATGATTGTAACACGGCGGTTTTTGCTGTAACTGCAACCGTTGCGGATGCGCTCGCTGATACTGCGGTGCTGATTCAATTGAGGAATCCAGCAGGCGAGTTAATCGCTGAACAGCAACAATTGGTTGTTGACACCACGGTGCAACATTCAATCACGGTTGAACAACCAAGTTTGTGGTGGCCGCATGGCTATGGTCAGCAAGATCGCTATCGCTTGGTTGTCAGTATTTTTGCTGGTCAAACGGTGCTCGATCAACAGGAATTACAGCTTGGCGTGCGGCGCGTGCGTTTGGTACAAGAGCCATTGCTCGATGAAGCAGGCGAAACATTTTTGTTTGAAATCAACAATGTGCCAATGTTTAGCGGCGGAGCTAATTGGATTCCTGCCGATCTGCTGACCAATCGTGTGAGCAATGAGCACTATCGACGCTTGTTGCAGGCAGCGGTTGATAGCCATATGCTGATGATTCGGATTTGGGGCGGCGGAATCTACGAAGTTGACTATTTTTATGATCTTTGCGATGAGCTAGGCTTGTTGGTTTGGCAAGATTTTATGTTTGCCTGCGGCATGTATCCAGCCCATCCAGCATTTTTGGCTAGCGTTGAGGCCGAAGCAATTGCCCAAGTTCAGCGCTTGCGCCATCATCCTTCGATTGTGCTGTGGTGTGGCAACAACGAAGATTACCAAATTGCCCAAACTTTCAACGCCTATGATCACAGTTTTCAAGGCGATTTCACCAAAACCAGCTTTCCGGCTCGCGAAATTTACGAACGCTTATTGCCCAAGGTCTGTGCCAATTATGATCCAACCACGATTTATTGGCCTGGCAGCCCGTATGGCGGAGCCGATGTCTACGATAAAACCCGTGGCGATCGCCATACATGGGATGTTTGGCACAGCGCGATGGCTCCCTACCAAGATTATCCCAAATACGAAGGGCGTTTTGTTAGCGAGTTTGGCATGGAATCGTGTGCAGCTTTATCCACGCTGCTGAGCGTCATTCCTGAGCACGAGCGCTATCCCCAAAGTCGCACGGTCGAGCACCACAACAAATCGGAAGGCGGCGCACGCCGTTTGGCGGTTTATCTCAACGATACCTTGCGCTTTGAAAACACGCTTGAATCGTATGTCTATGCTACCCAATTTATGCAAGCTGAGGCTTTGGCAGCGGCCTATCGCGGCTGGCGACGACGTTGGGGTGGCACAGGCCGCTATGCAGTCGCAGGAGCTTTAGTGTGGCAACTTAACGATTGCTGGCCAGTGATTAGCTGGGCCATTATCGATTCGGCCTTGCGCAAAAAGCCCGCCATCTATAGCATTGGCCGCGAGCTAGCCCCAATCAGCGCCGGATTACAGCGCAATGGTGCAAGAATCGAGGCGTGGGTGGTCAATGGCACGGTAGTAGCAAAAGTAGCCATAGTTCAATTAATTGGATACGATTTGTATGGCAAATTACTATTTGAGCAAAACATTGAATGTGAATTAGCTGCTAATCAAGCCAACCCGATTCCCAACCTAAACTTAGAATTGAGCGAGCAAACCGTGGTTGGCATGCAAGTCTTGGTTGATGGTATGGTTGTGGCGAGAGCCAGCACATGGCCCGAGCCATTTAAATATCTTCCAGCCTATGATCCACAAATTAGCGTCACCCGCCTTGCCGACGATTGGCTAGAAATTAGCAGCCAACGCCCAGCCAAAGGGGTTTGGCTGCAAACTGAGGCTGAAATCGATTGGAGCGATAATTTGCTTGATCTATTGCCCAACCAACCGCAACGGATTCACGCTTGTGGCTTAGGCCAACAGCCGATTGACATTAAGTGGTTGCATTGGGATCAGCAAAGAGCATAG